From one Micromonospora siamensis genomic stretch:
- the dnaJ gene encoding molecular chaperone DnaJ, producing MARDYYGILGVSREASDDEIKRAYRKLARQFHPDVNPDPEAQEKFKDINAAYEVLSDDRKRQIVDLGGDPLAPGGGGAGGPGGPGGAGPFVGFQDIMDAFFGGAAGGGARGPRPRTRPGADAILRLELDLHETAFGVEAPITVDTAVLCTTCSGAGTAAGTHLATCEACGGRGEVQSVQRTFLGQVVSARPCTVCQGYGTTIPHPCPTCAGDGRVRTRRSLTVKIPAGVEDGMRIRLAQQGEVGPGGGTAGDLYVEIHERPHDVYSRKGDDLHCRVTVPMTAAALGTRLTIKTLDSEEPVDVKPGTQPGSTLRLRARGVPHLRGTGRGDLYVHLDVRTPTKLDADQEKMLRDFAKTRGEEVAELTKQGGFFSRMRDAFNGHA from the coding sequence GTGGCCAGGGACTACTACGGCATTCTCGGCGTGAGCCGGGAAGCCTCCGACGACGAGATCAAGCGCGCCTACCGCAAGCTGGCGCGGCAGTTCCACCCGGACGTCAATCCGGACCCGGAGGCACAGGAGAAGTTCAAGGACATCAACGCCGCGTACGAGGTCCTCTCGGACGACCGGAAACGGCAGATCGTCGACCTGGGTGGCGACCCGCTCGCCCCGGGCGGCGGGGGCGCCGGCGGGCCGGGTGGCCCGGGCGGGGCCGGCCCGTTCGTCGGCTTCCAGGACATCATGGACGCGTTCTTCGGCGGCGCGGCCGGTGGCGGCGCCCGGGGGCCGCGCCCGCGTACCCGGCCGGGCGCCGACGCGATCCTGCGCCTGGAGCTCGACCTGCACGAGACGGCCTTCGGCGTCGAGGCGCCGATCACCGTCGACACGGCGGTGCTCTGCACCACCTGCTCCGGCGCCGGCACGGCGGCCGGCACCCACCTGGCCACCTGCGAGGCGTGCGGCGGTCGGGGCGAGGTCCAGTCGGTGCAGCGCACCTTCCTCGGCCAGGTCGTCTCGGCCCGCCCGTGCACCGTCTGCCAGGGCTACGGCACCACCATCCCGCACCCCTGCCCGACCTGCGCCGGTGACGGCCGGGTCCGGACCCGCCGCTCGCTGACCGTCAAGATCCCCGCCGGGGTCGAGGACGGCATGCGGATCCGGCTGGCCCAGCAGGGTGAGGTCGGCCCGGGTGGCGGCACCGCCGGCGACCTCTACGTCGAGATCCACGAGCGCCCGCACGACGTCTACTCCCGCAAGGGCGACGACCTGCACTGCCGGGTGACCGTGCCGATGACGGCCGCGGCGCTCGGCACCCGGCTCACCATCAAGACCCTGGACAGCGAGGAGCCGGTCGACGTGAAGCCGGGCACCCAGCCGGGCAGCACGCTGCGGCTGCGGGCCCGGGGCGTGCCGCACCTGCGTGGCACCGGCCGGGGCGACCTCTACGTCCACCTGGACGTCCGCACCCCCACCAAGCTCGACGCCGACCAGGAGAAGATGCTCCGCGACTTCGCCAAGACCCGCGGCGAGGAGGTCGCCGAGCTGACCAAGCAGGGCGGCTTCTTCTCCCGGATGCGCGACGCCTTCAACGGGCACGCCTGA
- the hrcA gene encoding heat-inducible transcriptional repressor HrcA, whose amino-acid sequence MGLDDRKLAVLRAIVEDYVATQEPVGSRALVERHQLGVSPATVRNDMAVLEEEGYIRQPHTSAGRVPTDRGYRLFVDRLSRVKPLSPAERRAIERFLVGAVDLDDVVHRTVRLLAQLTRQVAVVQYPSLARSKVRHLELVPISTTRLMLVMIADTGRVEQRLVELPGPIPADDVTDLRRLVNEKLVGSQLTDTPPLVQALVDEATPQLRGAMTTLSTVLLETLVERHEERIALAGTANLTRGGLLDFQGSLRPILEALEEEVVMLKLIGEAESTTTRVLIGDENEIDNLRAASVVSTGYGPGATALGGLGVLGPTRMDYPGTIATVRAVARYVGELLAQN is encoded by the coding sequence ATGGGTCTCGACGACCGCAAGCTCGCCGTGCTGCGCGCGATCGTCGAGGACTACGTCGCCACGCAGGAGCCGGTGGGCAGCAGGGCGCTGGTCGAGCGGCACCAGCTGGGCGTCTCGCCGGCCACCGTGCGCAACGACATGGCGGTGCTGGAGGAGGAGGGGTACATCCGGCAGCCGCACACCAGTGCCGGCCGGGTGCCCACCGACCGCGGCTACCGGCTCTTCGTCGACCGGCTCTCCCGGGTCAAGCCGCTCAGCCCCGCCGAGCGGCGGGCCATCGAGCGGTTCCTGGTCGGCGCGGTCGACCTGGACGACGTGGTGCACCGCACCGTGCGGCTGCTGGCCCAGCTCACCCGCCAGGTGGCCGTGGTGCAGTACCCGTCGCTGGCCCGCTCCAAGGTGCGCCACCTGGAGCTGGTGCCGATCTCCACCACCCGGCTGATGCTGGTCATGATCGCCGACACCGGCCGGGTCGAGCAGCGGCTGGTCGAGCTGCCCGGCCCGATCCCCGCCGACGACGTCACCGACCTGCGCCGGCTGGTCAACGAGAAGCTGGTCGGCAGCCAGCTGACCGACACCCCGCCGCTGGTGCAGGCGCTGGTCGACGAGGCCACCCCGCAGCTGCGCGGCGCCATGACCACCCTCTCCACGGTGCTGCTGGAGACCCTCGTCGAACGGCACGAGGAGCGCATCGCGCTGGCCGGCACCGCCAACCTCACCCGGGGTGGCCTGCTCGACTTCCAGGGCTCGCTGCGACCCATCCTCGAGGCGCTCGAGGAGGAGGTGGTGATGCTCAAGCTCATCGGCGAGGCCGAGTCGACCACCACCCGGGTGCTGATCGGCGACGAGAACGAGATCGACAACCTGCGGGCCGCCTCCGTGGTCAGCACCGGATACGGCCCGGGGGCGACCGCGCTCGGCGGGCTCGGCGTGTTGGGGCCGACCCGGATGGACTACCCCGGCACCATCGCCACGGTGAGGGCCGTGGCACGCTACGTGGGCGAGCTGCTGGCCCAGAACTGA
- a CDS encoding DUF4870 domain-containing protein, translating into MTEPPRPPGSGEPGPYQPEPTPPSAPFGPPAGGEPTAPLSGAPGQPTAGDSPPPAGGYPPPGGHPPPGVGYPTGGAYGPPVGYANGEDKTWALVAHWGGAAATFFTAWLGFLPPLIAMMGRGAQSPTVRAHAVEALNFQLTWLGASVALSIVLCCGTVVTLGLGSVLFVLLGGPWLVGVIFGVIAGVKAGEGQLYRYPMSIRLVK; encoded by the coding sequence ATGACTGAGCCACCTCGCCCACCGGGATCGGGGGAACCCGGCCCGTACCAGCCGGAACCGACCCCGCCCTCGGCCCCGTTCGGCCCGCCCGCAGGCGGCGAGCCCACCGCACCGCTGTCCGGGGCTCCCGGGCAGCCCACAGCCGGCGACTCTCCCCCGCCCGCCGGTGGTTACCCGCCGCCCGGTGGCCACCCTCCGCCGGGCGTCGGCTATCCGACCGGCGGGGCGTACGGCCCACCGGTCGGCTACGCCAACGGCGAGGACAAGACCTGGGCGCTGGTCGCCCACTGGGGTGGCGCCGCCGCCACCTTCTTCACCGCCTGGCTGGGGTTCCTGCCACCACTGATCGCCATGATGGGCCGCGGCGCGCAGTCCCCGACCGTCCGGGCGCACGCCGTGGAGGCGCTCAACTTCCAGCTCACCTGGCTGGGCGCGTCGGTCGCGCTGTCGATCGTGCTGTGCTGCGGCACGGTGGTCACCCTCGGCCTCGGCAGCGTGCTGTTCGTCCTGCTCGGCGGGCCCTGGCTGGTCGGGGTGATCTTCGGTGTGATCGCCGGGGTCAAGGCCGGTGAGGGGCAGCTCTACCGCTACCCGATGTCGATCCGCCTGGTGAAGTGA
- the hemW gene encoding radical SAM family heme chaperone HemW has translation MPGALPEGEAVPADGSLPATATRAVGARGFGVYVHVPFCASRCGYCDFNTYTSAELGGGADRESYADTVLAELALAARVLGDTPPRRVDTVFVGGGTPTLLPAGDLARILDGIDRTWGLAADAEVTTEANPESVTPESLRTLRAAGYTRISLGMQSAAPGVLAILDRKHSAGRATAAALEARDAGFDHVNLDLIYGTPGESADDFAASLAQVVAAGVDHVSAYALIVEDGTRLAARMRRGELPYPSDDVAADRYLAAEAALDAAGFAWYEVSNWARSEAARCRHNLLYWTGADWWGLGSGAHSHVGGVRWWNVKHPTAYAKRLAAGESPGLARELLTPDEAHMEDVMLRLRLASGLPLSALDDAGRAGAERARAAGLLDADRYAGGQAVLTLRGRLLADAVVRDLLP, from the coding sequence ATGCCCGGCGCTCTTCCAGAAGGCGAAGCCGTCCCCGCGGACGGTTCGCTGCCCGCCACCGCCACCCGCGCCGTCGGCGCGCGAGGCTTCGGCGTCTACGTCCACGTCCCCTTCTGCGCCAGCCGCTGCGGCTACTGCGACTTCAACACGTACACCTCGGCGGAGCTGGGTGGTGGCGCCGACCGCGAGTCGTACGCCGACACGGTGCTCGCCGAGCTGGCGCTGGCCGCCCGGGTCCTGGGCGACACCCCGCCGCGCCGGGTGGACACCGTCTTCGTCGGCGGTGGCACCCCGACCCTGCTCCCCGCCGGCGACCTGGCCCGGATCCTCGACGGCATCGACCGCACCTGGGGGCTGGCCGCCGACGCCGAGGTGACCACCGAGGCCAACCCCGAGTCGGTGACCCCGGAGTCGCTGCGGACGCTGCGGGCCGCCGGCTACACCCGGATCTCGCTGGGCATGCAGTCCGCCGCGCCGGGGGTGCTGGCGATCCTCGACCGGAAGCACAGCGCCGGCCGGGCCACCGCCGCCGCCCTGGAGGCCCGGGACGCCGGCTTCGACCACGTCAACCTGGACCTGATCTACGGCACGCCGGGGGAGAGCGCCGACGACTTCGCCGCCTCGCTGGCGCAGGTGGTGGCCGCCGGGGTGGACCACGTCAGCGCGTACGCCCTGATCGTGGAGGACGGCACCCGGCTGGCCGCCCGGATGCGCCGGGGCGAGCTGCCGTACCCCTCCGACGACGTGGCGGCGGACCGCTACCTGGCCGCGGAGGCCGCCCTCGACGCGGCCGGTTTCGCCTGGTACGAGGTCTCCAACTGGGCCCGCTCGGAGGCCGCCCGGTGCCGGCACAACCTGCTCTACTGGACCGGCGCCGACTGGTGGGGCCTCGGCTCGGGGGCGCACAGCCACGTCGGCGGGGTGCGCTGGTGGAACGTCAAGCACCCGACCGCGTACGCGAAGCGGCTCGCCGCCGGGGAGTCACCCGGCCTGGCCCGCGAGCTGCTCACGCCGGACGAGGCGCACATGGAGGACGTGATGCTGCGACTGCGGTTGGCCTCCGGCCTGCCGCTTTCCGCGCTGGACGACGCGGGCCGGGCCGGGGCGGAACGGGCCCGGGCGGCCGGCCTGCTGGACGCCGACCGGTACGCGGGTGGGCAGGCGGTGCTCACCCTGCGCGGCCGGCTGCTGGCCGACGCGGTGGTCCGCGACCTGCTGCCCTGA
- a CDS encoding enoyl-CoA hydratase family protein, whose translation MTSSDALVRVSTARGVTTLTLDSPHNRNALSTALMTQLLDGLAAAVADDTVRVIVLDHTGPVFCSGADLKETAAAYASGTVPAGKLGDVLAAVWECPKPVVARVAGPARAGGLGLIAAADLAVCAEEATFAFTEVRIGVIPAVISATVLPRLHPRAAAELYLTGDTFDGRRAAEVGLVTAAVPADGLDEAVARYCASLVKGAPKALAGAKELLRRPADTDLRAEIADLAARSTGYFLSEEGREGVLAFREKRAAAWVPAE comes from the coding sequence ATGACCTCCTCCGACGCGCTCGTGCGGGTCTCCACGGCCCGCGGGGTGACCACCCTCACCCTGGACAGCCCGCACAACCGCAACGCGCTCTCCACCGCGCTGATGACCCAGCTGCTGGACGGGCTGGCCGCCGCCGTGGCCGACGACACGGTCCGGGTGATCGTGCTGGACCACACCGGGCCGGTCTTCTGCTCCGGTGCGGACCTGAAGGAGACCGCCGCCGCGTACGCCTCCGGCACGGTCCCGGCCGGGAAGCTGGGCGACGTGCTTGCCGCGGTCTGGGAGTGCCCGAAGCCGGTGGTGGCCCGGGTGGCCGGCCCGGCGCGGGCCGGTGGGCTGGGCCTGATCGCGGCGGCCGACCTGGCGGTCTGCGCCGAGGAGGCGACGTTCGCCTTCACCGAGGTGCGGATCGGGGTGATCCCGGCGGTCATCTCCGCCACCGTGCTGCCCCGGCTGCACCCGCGCGCCGCCGCCGAGCTCTACCTCACCGGGGACACCTTCGACGGCCGGCGGGCCGCCGAGGTCGGGCTGGTCACCGCCGCCGTGCCGGCGGACGGGCTGGACGAGGCGGTGGCGCGGTACTGCGCGTCGCTGGTCAAGGGTGCCCCGAAGGCGCTGGCCGGGGCGAAGGAGCTGCTGCGCCGGCCGGCCGACACCGACCTGCGGGCCGAGATCGCCGACCTGGCCGCCCGCTCCACCGGCTACTTCCTCTCCGAGGAGGGCCGGGAAGGGGTGCTGGCCTTCCGGGAGAAGCGCGCCGCCGCCTGGGTGCCCGCCGAGTGA
- a CDS encoding MOSC domain-containing protein, with the protein MTGRLAAVNLGTVTEAEWAGDASGRSGIDKRPADGPVPVRRDGLVGDFIAERAHHGGLDQAVYAYAEEDAGWWAAELGRAVPAGAFGENLTTYAVDVTGAVIGEQWAVGSALLQVTKPRTPCTTFAGFWGVPDLIKRFTVRALPGAYLRVLREGEFGPGDPVEVVERPAHGVTIGEVFRAMSLEPELLPRLVEATELPEQLREKARRRLAGTRP; encoded by the coding sequence ATGACGGGCAGGCTGGCGGCGGTGAACCTCGGCACGGTGACCGAGGCGGAGTGGGCGGGCGACGCGAGCGGTCGCAGCGGCATCGACAAGCGTCCGGCCGACGGGCCGGTGCCGGTCCGCCGCGACGGGCTGGTCGGCGACTTCATCGCCGAGCGGGCCCACCACGGCGGCCTCGACCAGGCGGTCTACGCGTACGCCGAGGAGGACGCCGGCTGGTGGGCGGCCGAGCTGGGCCGGGCGGTCCCGGCCGGCGCGTTCGGCGAGAACCTCACCACGTACGCCGTGGACGTCACCGGCGCGGTGATCGGCGAGCAGTGGGCGGTCGGCTCGGCGCTGCTCCAGGTGACCAAGCCGCGCACCCCGTGCACGACCTTCGCCGGCTTCTGGGGGGTGCCGGACCTGATCAAGCGGTTCACCGTGCGGGCCCTGCCGGGGGCGTACCTGCGGGTGCTCCGCGAGGGCGAGTTCGGCCCCGGTGACCCGGTCGAGGTGGTGGAGCGGCCCGCGCACGGGGTCACCATCGGCGAGGTGTTCCGGGCGATGAGCCTGGAGCCGGAGCTGCTGCCCCGGCTGGTCGAGGCCACCGAGCTGCCCGAGCAACTGCGCGAGAAGGCCCGCCGCCGGCTCGCCGGCACCCGCCCCTGA
- a CDS encoding carbohydrate ABC transporter permease: MKRIALNGAGLLVALFAAFPVYWMVATSLKPNREIFASTPRPVPAQPTLEHYREILTGNLIPGVTFLDFFLNSVLVAVATVLLSGLVALLAATAVARFRFKLRTSFLIMLLVVQMIPLEALVIPLFLMIQRLGLYNTLPSLILTYLGFSLPFAVWMLRGFVAAVPKELEEAAAIDGASRMQTFRRILFPLVAPGLVATSIFSFITAWNELIFALTFINDQSRYTLPVAMTFFFGRDDTAWGSVMAASTLFTLPVIVFFLLVQRRMVSGLVAGAVKG, translated from the coding sequence GTGAAGCGCATCGCGCTCAACGGAGCCGGTCTGCTGGTCGCGCTCTTCGCCGCCTTCCCGGTCTACTGGATGGTCGCCACCTCGCTCAAGCCGAACCGCGAGATCTTCGCGTCGACGCCGCGCCCGGTGCCCGCCCAGCCGACCCTGGAGCACTACCGGGAGATCCTCACCGGCAACCTGATCCCGGGCGTGACGTTCCTCGACTTCTTCCTGAACAGCGTGCTGGTCGCGGTGGCGACCGTGCTGCTCAGCGGGCTGGTGGCGCTGCTCGCCGCGACGGCGGTGGCGCGGTTCCGGTTCAAGCTGCGGACCAGCTTCCTGATCATGCTGCTGGTGGTGCAGATGATCCCGTTGGAGGCGCTGGTCATCCCGCTGTTCCTGATGATCCAGCGGCTCGGCCTCTACAACACGCTGCCCAGCCTGATCCTCACGTACCTCGGCTTCTCGCTGCCGTTCGCGGTGTGGATGCTGCGCGGTTTCGTCGCGGCCGTGCCCAAGGAGCTGGAGGAGGCGGCGGCGATCGACGGCGCCAGCCGGATGCAGACCTTCCGCCGGATCCTCTTCCCGCTGGTGGCGCCCGGCCTGGTCGCGACCAGCATCTTCTCCTTCATCACCGCCTGGAACGAGCTGATCTTCGCGTTGACCTTCATCAACGACCAGAGCCGCTACACCCTGCCGGTCGCCATGACCTTCTTCTTCGGCCGGGACGACACGGCCTGGGGGTCGGTGATGGCCGCGTCGACGCTCTTCACCCTCCCGGTGATCGTGTTCTTTCTGCTGGTGCAGCGCCGGATGGTCTCCGGGCTGGTCGCCGGCGCCGTCAAGGGCTGA